A single genomic interval of Comamonas sp. 26 harbors:
- a CDS encoding sterol desaturase family protein — protein sequence MLEYLVYPLIALMFVAVFTREVIAPASRNLCDRRWLIYSSALGALTLVCTLALGWVLEERIRQHALLDVGARWNPLLVGLLSFFITSFVFYWWHRATHASDLLWRMFHQLHHSARRIEVLTSFYAHPLDSAAAMLLSVISSYWVLGASPAAAAVALGLTAAFDLFTHADLRTPRWLGYVLQRPEMHTVHHQHGHHAQNYGLPLWDMLFGTWVNPAERAQKLGFDDDKSERIAEMLLWRDVHQSAPVCGRKKRL from the coding sequence GTGCTGGAGTATCTGGTCTACCCACTGATTGCGCTGATGTTTGTCGCTGTGTTCACCCGCGAGGTGATTGCGCCTGCGTCGCGCAATCTCTGCGACCGGCGCTGGCTGATTTACAGCAGTGCTTTGGGCGCGCTGACGCTGGTGTGCACGCTGGCGCTGGGCTGGGTGCTTGAAGAGCGCATTCGCCAGCACGCGCTGCTGGATGTGGGCGCGCGCTGGAACCCTTTGCTGGTGGGGCTGCTGAGCTTTTTCATCACCAGCTTTGTCTTTTACTGGTGGCACCGCGCCACCCATGCGTCTGATCTGCTGTGGCGCATGTTCCACCAGCTGCACCACAGCGCGCGGCGCATCGAGGTGCTGACTTCGTTTTACGCCCACCCGCTGGATTCTGCTGCGGCCATGCTGCTGAGCGTGATCTCCAGCTACTGGGTGCTGGGTGCCAGCCCGGCCGCAGCTGCCGTGGCCCTGGGACTGACCGCAGCGTTTGATTTGTTCACCCATGCCGACCTGCGCACGCCGCGCTGGCTGGGCTATGTGCTGCAGCGCCCCGAGATGCATACCGTGCACCATCAGCATGGTCACCATGCGCAGAACTATGGTCTGCCGCTGTGGGACATGCTGTTCGGCACCTGGGTCAACCCGGCAGAGCGCGCACAGAAACTTGGGTTTGACGACGATAAGTCCGAGCGGATTGCCGAGATGCTGCTCTGGCGCGATGTGCACCAAAGCGCCCCGGTCTGCGGGCGCAAAAAGCGTCTTTGA
- a CDS encoding transporter substrate-binding domain-containing protein, with amino-acid sequence MSKSLKWGWLAAALVCAGSAMAAGKPVKPELGANIDTTVDVSASPTLQRWQAGGTVVLGTREAATPMVYALGANEKFVGYHMELCERVVQAIAPKAQLKYMVLTPQNTMPLINNGTADFNCASMTNNLTRQKQVAFGLTTYVSEVRMAVRADSGITSFRQLQGRNVGAITGTTAVQILRKYASDNELNFKTLMSKDQFESFLLLESGRVDAFVLDDNMLAGVIGQSKNPKGYKIVGEVIGAEPIAIQFSKNDPQIKKAVDGAILQMIRSGEIHKLYAKWFMQPIPPKNVNLNLPMGEMLKKQLAAPNDTSLEQFVLPQ; translated from the coding sequence ATGAGCAAGTCGTTGAAATGGGGTTGGCTGGCGGCAGCGCTGGTGTGCGCAGGTTCGGCCATGGCAGCGGGCAAGCCTGTGAAGCCAGAGCTGGGTGCCAACATTGATACGACCGTTGATGTTTCTGCATCGCCCACGCTGCAGCGCTGGCAGGCCGGCGGCACCGTGGTGCTGGGCACGCGCGAAGCGGCCACGCCCATGGTCTATGCGCTGGGTGCGAACGAGAAGTTCGTCGGCTATCACATGGAGCTGTGCGAGCGCGTGGTGCAGGCCATTGCGCCCAAGGCCCAGCTCAAATACATGGTGCTGACGCCGCAGAACACCATGCCGCTGATCAACAACGGCACGGCGGACTTCAACTGCGCCAGCATGACCAACAACCTCACGCGCCAGAAGCAGGTGGCCTTTGGCCTGACCACCTATGTCAGCGAGGTGCGCATGGCCGTGCGTGCCGATTCGGGCATCACCTCCTTCAGGCAGCTGCAGGGCCGCAACGTGGGGGCCATCACCGGCACGACGGCGGTGCAGATTCTGCGCAAGTACGCCAGCGATAACGAGCTGAACTTCAAGACGCTGATGAGCAAGGACCAGTTCGAGAGCTTTTTGCTGCTGGAGTCCGGCCGCGTCGATGCCTTTGTGCTGGACGACAACATGCTGGCCGGCGTGATTGGCCAGAGCAAGAACCCCAAGGGCTACAAGATCGTGGGCGAGGTGATTGGTGCCGAGCCCATCGCCATCCAGTTCAGCAAGAACGACCCGCAGATCAAGAAGGCCGTGGATGGAGCCATCCTGCAGATGATCCGCTCGGGTGAAATTCACAAGCTCTACGCCAAGTGGTTTATGCAGCCCATCCCGCCCAAGAACGTGAATCTGAATCTGCCCATGGGCGAGATGCTCAAGAAGCAGCTGGCAGCGCCCAACGACACGTCGCTGGAGCAGTTTGTATTGCCCCAGTAA
- a CDS encoding tRNA-uridine aminocarboxypropyltransferase: protein MTNDVPVLLTHVRSVESAVAPHAVSRLRTARLARSTRPFLARGGPKGERCEGCRLRPSHCMCALRPELGTRAAFCLLMHDAEPLKPSNTGWLIADVVRETYAFGWSRTEVDPQIEALLADPQWQPYVVFPGEYAQSPERVVQSLDEPGRAALQAGKRPLFILLDATWSEARKMFRKSPYLDGFPVLSLHPDLLSRYQLRRSKRDDHFCTSEVAALCLELVGDAPDVHAGQVLESYLGVFTERYLQAKHQQNADEASSAHQRLRELMGSAP, encoded by the coding sequence ATGACCAACGATGTGCCTGTACTGCTGACCCATGTGCGCAGCGTGGAGTCTGCCGTTGCGCCCCACGCCGTATCGCGCCTGCGCACGGCGCGGCTGGCGCGCAGCACGCGGCCGTTTCTGGCGCGTGGCGGCCCCAAGGGCGAGCGCTGCGAGGGCTGCCGCCTGCGCCCCAGTCACTGCATGTGCGCGCTGCGCCCTGAGCTGGGCACACGCGCTGCGTTCTGCCTGCTGATGCATGACGCCGAGCCGCTCAAGCCCAGCAACACCGGCTGGCTGATTGCCGATGTGGTGCGCGAGACCTATGCCTTTGGCTGGTCGCGTACCGAGGTGGACCCGCAGATAGAGGCCTTGTTGGCCGACCCTCAGTGGCAGCCTTACGTCGTCTTCCCCGGTGAATATGCGCAGTCGCCAGAGCGCGTGGTGCAGTCGCTGGATGAGCCGGGCAGGGCTGCGCTGCAAGCGGGCAAGCGCCCGCTGTTTATCTTGCTGGATGCAACCTGGTCCGAGGCGCGCAAGATGTTTCGCAAGAGTCCGTATCTGGATGGATTTCCGGTGCTCAGCCTGCACCCGGATTTGCTCTCGCGCTATCAATTACGCAGATCCAAGCGCGATGACCATTTTTGCACCAGCGAGGTGGCGGCGCTGTGCCTGGAGCTGGTCGGTGACGCTCCCGATGTGCATGCCGGTCAGGTGCTAGAGAGTTATCTGGGCGTGTTTACCGAGCGCTATCTGCAAGCCAAGCACCAGCAAAACGCCGATGAAGCCAGCAGCGCCCACCAGCGCCTGCGCGAACTGATGGGGTCAGCCCCGTGA
- a CDS encoding class I SAM-dependent methyltransferase, producing MQSASNEWFDEAYYQRFYFDKKTSVIDPEHARRLGAFVCSYLAYLRVPVQRVLDVGCGIGLWREAVEAHFPGVSYHGVEFSPYLCERYGWEQGSVVDYRPKDGQPFDLVICQGVLPYLSPADLKKALTNLGRLSRGGLYIEAVAKEDYERDIIDEDLTDSRLYRHRAELYRRGLQPHFKELGGGVWLSRKAELPLFELEAVGG from the coding sequence GTGCAATCTGCAAGCAACGAGTGGTTTGACGAGGCGTATTACCAGCGCTTTTACTTTGACAAAAAGACCAGCGTGATCGACCCCGAGCACGCCCGTCGGCTGGGTGCGTTTGTCTGCTCGTATCTTGCGTATCTGCGCGTGCCTGTGCAGCGCGTTCTCGATGTTGGCTGCGGCATTGGCCTGTGGCGCGAGGCGGTGGAAGCACACTTTCCCGGCGTGAGTTATCACGGCGTGGAATTCAGCCCCTATCTGTGCGAGCGCTATGGCTGGGAGCAGGGCTCGGTGGTGGACTATCGACCTAAGGATGGCCAGCCGTTTGACCTGGTGATTTGCCAGGGCGTTCTGCCGTATCTGAGCCCGGCTGATCTGAAAAAAGCGCTGACCAATCTGGGCCGTCTCTCGCGTGGCGGCCTCTACATCGAAGCAGTGGCCAAAGAAGACTACGAGCGTGACATCATCGACGAAGACCTGACCGATTCGCGCCTGTACCGCCACCGTGCCGAGCTGTACCGCCGTGGCCTGCAGCCCCATTTCAAGGAGCTGGGCGGCGGAGTGTGGCTGAGCCGCAAGGCCGAGCTGCCGCTGTTTGAGCTGGAAGCTGTGGGTGGATGA